The Thalassoroseus pseudoceratinae genome has a segment encoding these proteins:
- a CDS encoding esterase/lipase family protein produces MERIRSQVDPQTVLIFTVLIGLWNLISPSVCHAQVRSTERSWLSRFCDSATCDWKRSLKETEFQNQPSAETAGKLAKHLLWRAKQAAEHNKQIAVDHAYLAATYAWYGQFALEPSPCVGSQCLRIYNEAVGVCLEVGFKTGRFHPTKGLTVSTPMGWQTVPVEIFGLEWQPGKIDRLYAVADVPVDDINSDYKVDGVGAPMAAVHVRDPSDPTEEYLFDEHVYALTIVLRPDLRWLVGSNELLGTSEKDHSPLGPAVELHDVLRHSGVRVAENVWPLTKHAAVALTMSRKLARGEHNVVRAYLHPDRAIDQQRLYMLEPHKPGRIPIIMVHGFLSYPWTWTEIANFIRSDPWMMEHFELWTYFYPTSMPVPQSSANLRSKMRRAVEEFDPEGTDVALQNMVMLGHSMGGLITKMQITDSGSTLWNRFSNVPWPQVRGSEKMKRFFHRQFFYEAQPFITRAVFFATPHRGTGLPEAGVRCIALALAGELRTTTQYFQELVQKNPGIIREPDLTRYGNGPLIRILRSPFFIPSSILNVTEPSSVLQGLDQLPYNPRVTIHTVYGRLGEFCDREIGDLVVPPYSAREPETDTLRALRITHGRVHRIPAALQETQQILLQQWEAVQAARAATPIAPTPSDETRQDVPAPLPSEFDDRESVEFDASPVPAPAPLGYD; encoded by the coding sequence ATGGAACGCATTCGAAGTCAAGTTGATCCGCAAACGGTCCTGATTTTCACGGTCCTAATAGGATTGTGGAACCTCATCAGTCCGTCGGTCTGCCATGCCCAGGTCAGATCCACCGAACGTTCCTGGCTCTCACGATTCTGCGATTCCGCCACGTGCGATTGGAAACGGTCTCTCAAAGAAACCGAGTTTCAGAACCAACCGAGCGCGGAAACTGCGGGGAAACTCGCGAAGCATCTGTTATGGCGTGCCAAGCAGGCCGCCGAGCACAACAAGCAAATTGCCGTCGATCATGCGTATCTAGCAGCCACGTATGCTTGGTACGGTCAATTCGCGCTCGAACCGTCGCCGTGCGTTGGCTCACAATGCTTGAGAATCTACAACGAGGCGGTTGGAGTCTGCCTGGAAGTCGGCTTCAAGACCGGGCGATTTCATCCCACCAAGGGATTGACCGTCAGCACGCCAATGGGCTGGCAAACCGTGCCGGTTGAGATCTTTGGGTTGGAATGGCAGCCTGGGAAAATTGACCGTTTGTACGCAGTTGCGGACGTTCCGGTCGACGATATCAATTCCGATTACAAAGTGGACGGGGTCGGTGCACCGATGGCGGCCGTACACGTACGTGACCCATCCGATCCCACGGAAGAATACCTTTTCGATGAGCATGTTTACGCACTCACAATTGTGCTGCGTCCGGATCTCCGGTGGCTTGTCGGCTCGAACGAACTGCTGGGGACATCGGAGAAAGATCACTCACCGCTTGGACCGGCTGTCGAACTTCATGATGTCCTCCGTCATAGTGGGGTCAGAGTCGCGGAGAATGTCTGGCCGCTGACGAAGCACGCGGCTGTCGCATTGACGATGAGCAGGAAACTCGCCCGAGGCGAGCACAACGTCGTCCGAGCGTATTTGCACCCGGACCGAGCAATAGATCAGCAACGTCTCTACATGCTGGAACCCCACAAACCCGGCCGCATTCCGATCATCATGGTTCACGGCTTTCTGTCCTATCCGTGGACATGGACGGAGATCGCAAACTTCATCCGTTCCGATCCTTGGATGATGGAACACTTCGAGTTATGGACGTACTTCTATCCCACCTCGATGCCGGTTCCACAATCTTCGGCGAACTTACGGTCCAAAATGCGAAGAGCCGTCGAAGAGTTCGATCCCGAGGGAACTGATGTTGCCTTGCAGAATATGGTGATGCTGGGTCACAGCATGGGTGGTTTGATCACGAAGATGCAAATCACAGATAGCGGTAGCACCCTCTGGAATCGCTTCAGCAATGTGCCATGGCCACAAGTTCGGGGCAGCGAGAAGATGAAACGGTTCTTCCACCGGCAGTTCTTCTACGAGGCACAACCCTTCATCACCCGCGCGGTTTTCTTCGCAACTCCGCATCGCGGAACTGGTTTGCCGGAAGCGGGCGTCCGTTGTATCGCGTTGGCACTGGCAGGGGAACTAAGAACGACCACGCAGTATTTCCAAGAACTGGTCCAGAAGAACCCCGGCATCATTCGGGAACCGGATCTGACTCGATACGGAAATGGTCCGTTGATCCGAATCTTGCGGTCCCCGTTCTTTATCCCGTCAAGCATTCTGAACGTGACCGAACCGAGTAGCGTTCTGCAGGGACTCGATCAACTGCCCTACAATCCGAGGGTCACCATCCACACGGTCTACGGTCGACTGGGCGAATTTTGCGATCGAGAAATCGGCGACCTCGTCGTGCCACCGTATAGTGCACGAGAACCGGAGACCGATACCCTGCGAGCACTTCGGATCACGCACGGGCGGGTCCATAGGATTCCCGCTGCCTTGCAAGAAACACAGCAGATCTTGTTGCAGCAATGGGAGGCAGTTCAAGCTGCTCGCGCGGCAACCCCCATCGCACCGACTCCATCAGACGAGACGCGGCAAGACGTGCCAGCACCGTTGCCGAGTGAATTCGATGATAGGGAATCGGTCGAGTTCGACGCTTCGCCCGTGCCGGCACCGGCTCCGTTGGGATACGACTAG
- the lptB gene encoding LPS export ABC transporter ATP-binding protein produces MALLKCSGLVKDYPGKRAVDGIDFTVEEGEIVGLLGPNGAGKTTTFRMSCGLITPTKGQVFLQGVEVTRWPMFRRARQGMGFLPQDDSVFGKLTVQQNILAILEYLKLKRKDRYREVDRLLEQFGLQDKKPRIASTLSGGERRRLEIARCLASRPRLILLDEPFTGIDPVTINSIQDIIRDLRDSGISILLTDHRERETLTITDRSYVVCAGKILVSGDAATVLNDPLAQQMYFGTRFDGESIIKEKASFRIPGQKPENTTTPTKELDAA; encoded by the coding sequence ATGGCATTGTTGAAATGCAGTGGTTTGGTGAAGGACTACCCTGGAAAACGGGCGGTCGATGGAATTGATTTCACCGTCGAAGAAGGCGAAATCGTGGGGTTGCTGGGCCCGAACGGAGCCGGGAAAACAACGACCTTCCGCATGTCTTGCGGTTTGATCACACCCACCAAAGGGCAAGTGTTTTTGCAGGGTGTCGAAGTAACCCGTTGGCCGATGTTCCGCCGAGCACGACAAGGAATGGGATTTCTGCCACAGGACGACAGCGTCTTTGGCAAACTCACTGTTCAACAGAATATACTGGCCATTCTTGAGTACCTGAAACTCAAACGTAAGGATCGGTATCGCGAGGTGGACCGGTTGCTGGAGCAGTTCGGTCTTCAAGACAAGAAACCTCGGATTGCGTCGACATTGTCCGGGGGAGAACGCCGACGGCTGGAAATTGCCCGCTGTTTGGCGAGTCGGCCGCGACTCATCCTGCTCGACGAACCGTTCACTGGGATCGATCCGGTGACGATCAACAGTATTCAGGACATCATCCGCGATCTGCGCGATTCGGGAATTTCCATTCTCCTGACAGACCACCGCGAACGCGAAACACTGACCATCACGGACCGAAGTTACGTCGTCTGTGCTGGAAAGATTCTCGTTAGCGGGGATGCAGCGACGGTGCTGAACGACCCGCTCGCCCAGCAAATGTACTTCGGGACACGATTCGACGGCGAATCGATCATCAAAGAAAAAGCCAGTTTTCGTATCCCCGGCCAAAAGCCCGAGAACACCACGACGCCAACCAAAGAACTCGACGCCGCTTAA
- the lepB gene encoding signal peptidase I, translating to MAKAHPTSTPSGSGTTSGQQSEKSADSEDTQKSKSGELRETMESIVVAFILAFLFRTFEAEAFVIPTGSMAPTLRGRHKEADCPQCGHHVVVGASAEVNNDGYLYGRKSPNGLIEGTRRIHDVVCDNCRYRFSMYDKPAFKGDRILVNKFPFELRGPDRWDVIVFKYPEKPTTNYIKRLVGLPGEKIRIQQGDVYVNDADDGPLRILRKDDPDKQRELQILVYDNNHSSEALRAVGWPERWGGMTRGDDGRAIAGWIDDPTGWKMDPVDRSFVVDATDGQATLRYRHFVPQQSDWQAIADSGDNLQFEWRTPPGLADRDFGGDESSENVINLRERLKLVTDYCGYNAFTLEEYGNHDGEGHFWVGDLTVSMDVVVESANDGAELLLELIEGRRRYRCRIDLSNGKATLYYPDDQSRDESEVVTLGFAETDVIGTGAWEITYANVDDRVCLWIDGDLVEFESAGEVELVDGEQVGAYHPVGGLRTRTVPTEADLSPVGVTVQNAVAKVSNLLLERDIYYRADLFVGEKESTSNVRDLDFLQSQPEQWFDLYRDLVGEAIEFDRLDEDEFFAMGDNSPQSMDSRLWPFDRDWMLPGDRRPLNRHAVPRSALVGKAFFIYWPHGVPFGNDGNGWGIRDHRAVKDNGDHFPSGGAIGKTDYPSFRVPFYPDLFRMKRIR from the coding sequence ATGGCGAAAGCACATCCCACTAGTACTCCATCCGGAAGCGGAACGACATCTGGACAGCAATCCGAGAAATCTGCGGATTCCGAGGACACCCAGAAGTCGAAATCCGGTGAGCTGCGGGAAACGATGGAATCCATCGTGGTCGCGTTCATTTTGGCGTTTCTGTTTCGGACCTTTGAAGCCGAAGCGTTCGTGATCCCAACCGGGTCGATGGCACCGACCTTGCGTGGGCGTCACAAAGAAGCCGATTGCCCGCAGTGTGGTCATCATGTGGTTGTCGGTGCGTCGGCCGAAGTCAACAACGATGGCTATTTGTATGGCCGCAAATCGCCGAATGGTTTGATCGAGGGAACTCGCCGGATTCACGACGTCGTTTGTGACAATTGCCGGTATCGGTTCAGTATGTATGACAAACCGGCGTTCAAGGGCGACCGGATTCTCGTCAATAAATTTCCCTTTGAACTTCGCGGACCCGACCGTTGGGACGTGATCGTTTTCAAGTATCCCGAGAAACCCACGACCAACTACATCAAACGCCTTGTGGGACTTCCGGGCGAGAAAATTCGGATTCAACAAGGCGATGTGTACGTCAACGATGCCGACGACGGACCATTGCGGATTCTGCGGAAGGACGACCCCGACAAGCAGCGGGAGTTGCAAATTCTTGTCTACGATAACAATCATTCCTCCGAGGCTCTCCGTGCTGTTGGCTGGCCGGAACGCTGGGGGGGAATGACACGCGGTGACGATGGCCGAGCGATCGCTGGTTGGATCGACGACCCCACAGGCTGGAAAATGGACCCGGTGGATCGCAGTTTCGTCGTCGATGCGACCGACGGGCAGGCGACGTTACGGTATCGCCATTTCGTACCGCAACAGTCTGATTGGCAAGCCATCGCGGACTCCGGTGACAACCTGCAATTTGAATGGCGAACCCCGCCTGGTCTGGCAGATCGTGACTTCGGTGGGGATGAGTCTTCGGAGAACGTCATCAATCTCCGCGAGCGTCTCAAACTCGTCACCGACTACTGCGGATACAATGCGTTCACGTTGGAAGAATACGGAAACCACGATGGCGAAGGGCATTTCTGGGTCGGGGACCTGACGGTTTCGATGGATGTCGTTGTCGAATCGGCCAACGATGGTGCGGAACTGTTATTGGAATTGATCGAGGGACGGCGGCGTTATCGGTGTCGGATCGATCTGTCGAACGGAAAAGCCACGCTTTACTATCCGGACGATCAGAGCCGCGATGAGTCCGAGGTCGTCACGCTCGGATTTGCGGAGACCGACGTGATCGGTACGGGAGCGTGGGAGATCACCTACGCGAATGTCGACGACCGAGTCTGCTTGTGGATCGATGGCGACTTGGTTGAATTTGAATCGGCGGGTGAAGTCGAGTTGGTCGACGGTGAACAAGTCGGTGCATATCACCCGGTGGGTGGGTTGCGAACTCGCACAGTGCCGACGGAAGCCGATCTTTCGCCGGTCGGTGTGACGGTTCAAAACGCAGTTGCCAAGGTCTCGAACTTGCTGCTCGAACGCGATATCTACTACCGAGCCGATTTGTTCGTTGGGGAGAAAGAGTCAACGAGTAACGTCCGCGATCTCGATTTTCTTCAATCCCAGCCAGAACAATGGTTCGATCTTTATCGCGACTTGGTGGGTGAGGCCATCGAGTTCGATCGGCTTGATGAAGATGAATTTTTCGCGATGGGCGACAACAGTCCGCAAAGTATGGATAGCCGACTGTGGCCATTCGATCGAGACTGGATGTTGCCAGGGGATCGTCGCCCGCTGAATCGGCATGCGGTTCCGCGATCCGCGTTGGTCGGCAAAGCGTTCTTCATCTACTGGCCGCACGGTGTACCGTTCGGCAATGACGGAAACGGTTGGGGCATTCGGGACCATCGTGCGGTGAAAGACAACGGAGATCACTTCCCTTCTGGCGGAGCGATTGGAAAAACGGACTATCCCAGTTTTCGGGTGCCGTTCTATCCCGATTTGTTCCGCATGAAACGGATCCGTTGA
- a CDS encoding peroxidase family protein: MPRPQKRSGARHQKIDIAQVETVEDRVLLSAVSSVGDLTEFAPIDGVGNNVENPELGSTDTPLIRQTSVGYADGLGTPAGEDRPSPRAISNAVASQTGSTINDRHLTDYVWVWGQFLDHDISLTELADPLEPYPIKVPTGDSLFDPFGTGTAQIDLSRSIYEIDGNGIRQQINQITTYIDASNVYGSDIDLANELRTFSGGKLKTSEGDLLPYNVNGFHNGGGESPEFFLAGDIRANENAVLTSIHTVWVREHNRIADELARQDRSLSDEELYQQARAIVTAEIQAITFNEFLPALLGENAIDDYQGYDPNVDPSIANSFSTAAYRLGHSLLSSELQRLNNDGSVADEGNIELRDAFFTPSVVGDNGIDSLLVGASFQLAQELDSQVIDDIRNFLFGPPGAGGFDLASLNIQRGRDHGLADYNQTRIDLGLSPVTSFADVSSDPDTQAALASVYENVDQIDLWVGGLAEDHLPGSSVGELLNTILVDQFERLRDGDRFWYQNIFTGGLLEEIESTTLADVIERNTSAAGLQDNIFFSRTLQNSTQLENLRNEPIPSQRMDRDFKIVVTGDFDGSATEQGVHDDLFLWNPRTGTNRIILGNGAIRTNPISPQAINGNDFRTVVGGNFDNTGGSDLFFWNPSTGRNRIVHLDSGSFGQLSTVVETNIVAPTAINGNAYQEVVKGDFDQGGVEDLFLWNPRTGGNRLIRLDAGSTSESTVTREIQTNVISPQAINGNDFQEIFVGQFAAGGSDDILFVNLQTGRNRVAELTPSTPGGSVISGAISTNVIDSTAINGNAYTHVSIGDLNQDGVDELFAWNSRSGANRLCLINNNDPTLDQVFDEVVDSGFINGNDFDQLLSLRMSDDDEIGDALFFCNSITGRNRMVYNGFDGMRPFGS; the protein is encoded by the coding sequence ATGCCTCGTCCACAAAAACGATCTGGTGCGCGCCATCAGAAAATCGACATTGCACAAGTGGAGACGGTCGAAGACCGCGTGCTGCTCTCGGCCGTTTCGTCGGTTGGTGATTTGACAGAGTTCGCCCCAATTGACGGGGTTGGGAACAACGTCGAGAATCCTGAACTCGGTTCCACCGACACACCGTTGATCCGACAAACATCCGTTGGGTACGCCGACGGGCTAGGAACCCCGGCCGGTGAGGATCGGCCGAGCCCGCGTGCTATCAGCAATGCCGTGGCATCTCAAACAGGTTCGACGATCAACGATCGGCATCTCACTGACTACGTTTGGGTGTGGGGCCAGTTCCTTGATCACGATATCAGTCTCACCGAATTGGCGGACCCTCTCGAACCTTATCCGATCAAGGTTCCCACGGGTGATTCGCTTTTCGATCCGTTCGGCACGGGAACCGCTCAAATTGATCTGTCGCGGTCCATCTACGAAATCGACGGGAATGGCATCCGTCAGCAAATCAACCAAATCACAACCTACATTGATGCCTCCAACGTCTACGGGTCGGACATTGATCTCGCCAACGAGTTGCGAACGTTCTCGGGTGGAAAGCTAAAAACGAGCGAAGGTGATCTGCTCCCGTACAACGTGAATGGATTCCACAACGGCGGTGGCGAAAGCCCCGAGTTCTTCCTCGCTGGTGATATTCGAGCCAACGAAAATGCGGTTCTGACCTCGATTCACACTGTCTGGGTCCGTGAGCACAACCGAATTGCAGACGAACTTGCTCGGCAGGACCGCAGTCTTTCCGACGAAGAACTGTATCAGCAGGCACGAGCCATTGTCACGGCGGAAATTCAGGCCATCACGTTCAACGAATTCCTCCCCGCATTGCTGGGAGAAAATGCGATTGACGATTATCAAGGCTACGACCCGAATGTCGATCCGTCGATCGCAAATAGCTTCTCGACGGCCGCCTACCGCCTCGGACACAGCTTGCTTTCATCGGAACTGCAACGCCTCAATAACGATGGCAGCGTTGCCGACGAAGGTAACATCGAACTCCGAGACGCTTTCTTCACACCATCCGTCGTGGGCGACAACGGTATCGACAGCCTCCTCGTGGGTGCCTCGTTTCAGTTGGCCCAGGAACTCGACAGCCAGGTCATTGACGACATCCGCAACTTCCTGTTCGGACCTCCCGGAGCCGGTGGATTCGACTTGGCATCGCTGAACATTCAGCGGGGACGCGATCACGGTTTGGCGGATTACAACCAGACGCGAATCGATCTTGGGCTATCACCAGTCACGAGTTTCGCGGACGTTTCTTCCGATCCCGACACGCAAGCCGCCCTCGCCAGCGTTTACGAAAATGTGGACCAAATCGACCTGTGGGTCGGAGGATTGGCCGAAGATCATCTGCCCGGTTCCAGTGTCGGCGAACTGCTCAACACAATTCTCGTTGACCAATTCGAGCGGCTCCGTGATGGCGATCGGTTTTGGTATCAGAACATCTTCACAGGCGGGTTGCTGGAAGAAATCGAGTCGACAACTTTAGCGGACGTGATCGAACGCAATACGTCAGCCGCCGGTCTCCAGGACAACATCTTCTTTAGCCGTACATTGCAGAACTCGACGCAGCTTGAGAATCTCCGCAATGAACCCATTCCATCACAGCGAATGGATCGCGATTTCAAGATCGTCGTCACCGGGGATTTCGATGGTTCCGCAACGGAGCAGGGTGTTCATGATGATTTGTTCCTGTGGAATCCACGGACGGGAACCAATCGGATTATTCTCGGTAACGGTGCCATCCGCACAAACCCCATCTCGCCGCAAGCGATCAATGGCAACGATTTTCGCACCGTCGTTGGCGGGAATTTCGATAACACCGGCGGCAGCGACTTGTTCTTCTGGAATCCCAGTACGGGACGGAACCGGATCGTTCATCTCGATTCCGGTTCCTTCGGTCAATTGAGCACGGTTGTCGAAACAAACATTGTCGCACCGACCGCAATCAACGGTAATGCCTACCAAGAAGTGGTGAAGGGTGACTTCGACCAAGGGGGCGTTGAAGACCTGTTCCTGTGGAACCCACGGACAGGAGGCAATCGGCTCATCCGTCTGGATGCTGGTTCAACATCGGAATCGACCGTCACTAGGGAAATCCAGACGAACGTGATTTCCCCGCAAGCAATCAATGGGAATGACTTCCAAGAAATCTTCGTCGGCCAATTCGCTGCTGGCGGTTCGGATGACATTCTCTTCGTCAACCTACAAACAGGCCGAAACCGAGTCGCCGAGTTGACGCCCAGCACACCCGGCGGATCGGTCATTTCCGGGGCGATTTCGACGAACGTCATCGACTCGACGGCAATTAACGGCAACGCCTACACACACGTCTCAATCGGTGACCTGAACCAAGACGGCGTGGACGAGTTGTTCGCCTGGAATTCCCGCAGTGGAGCCAACCGACTCTGCCTGATCAACAACAACGATCCCACACTCGATCAGGTGTTCGATGAAGTTGTTGACTCCGGTTTCATCAATGGCAACGATTTCGATCAATTACTCAGCCTCAGAATGAGTGATGACGACGAAATCGGCGACGCCTTGTTCTTCTGCAACTCGATCACCGGCCGAAATCGCATGGTCTACAACGGCTTCGACGGCATGCGACCATTCGGAAGTTGA